The following are encoded together in the Halopiger aswanensis genome:
- a CDS encoding DUF7344 domain-containing protein, translating to MSNVPSESSKNGSDTVDTALEALSHVHRFQLLQSLCEEDPQEAVIASVTDSVERGRDVKSVQIELYHLHLPKLEEAGFIEWEREHDQVSKGPNFDTIEKLLERLSEGRNRELLFN from the coding sequence GTGAGTAACGTACCGTCCGAATCGAGCAAGAACGGAAGTGACACGGTTGACACGGCCTTAGAGGCGCTCTCTCATGTTCACCGTTTTCAGCTTTTACAGTCCCTCTGTGAAGAGGACCCGCAGGAAGCCGTAATCGCTTCCGTCACCGATAGCGTAGAGCGCGGTAGAGACGTGAAATCGGTACAAATTGAACTGTACCATCTTCACCTCCCAAAACTCGAAGAGGCGGGGTTCATCGAGTGGGAGCGAGAGCACGACCAGGTGAGCAAAGGGCCTAATTTCGATACAATCGAGAAGTTACTCGAACGGCTGAGCGAAGGCAGGAACCGCGAACTCCTCTTTAACTAG